The genomic window CGTGGGGGTGTTCCAGATCGAGAGCCGGGCGCAGATGAACATGCTGCCGCGCCTCAAGCCCCGCACCTTCTATGACTTGGTGATCGAGATCGCCCTCATCCGCCCCGGCCCCATCGTGGGCAACATGGTCCACCCGTACCTGCGGCGGCGCAACGGCGAGGAGGTGCCCACGTACCCCACGGACGAGGTGCGCGCCATCCTCGAGAAGACGCTGGGGGTGCCGCTCTTCCAGGAGCAGGCCATGAAGCTGGCCATGGTGGCCGCGGGCTTCACGGCGGGGGAGGCGGACGGGCTGCGGCGGGCCCTGGGCCACAAGCGCGCCGAGCAGCTCCTGGAGCCCTACCGCCTGCGCTTCGTGGCGGGCGGCGTGAAGCGGGGCTACCCCTCTCCTTATATGGAGGAGCTGTTCGAGCAGTTCCGGGGCTTCGCCCACTACGGCTTTCCCGAGTCACACTCGGCCTCGTTCGCGCTCATCGCCTATGCCTCCTCGTGGCTCAAGTGCCACTACCCCCAGGCCTTCACCGCCGCGCTGCTCAACTCCCAGCCCATGGGCTTCTACGCGCCGCACACGCTGGTGGCCGACGCGCGCCGGCACGGCGTGGAGGTGCGGCCGGTGGACGTGCGCTTCTCGGGGTGGGACTGCACGCTGGAGGAGGGCGGGGCGCTGCGCCTGGGGCTGCGCATGGTGCGGGGCCTGGGCGAGGCGGCGGGCCGGCGCGTGGCGGCCTCCCGGGGCGAGGGTTACACCTGCCTGGCGGACGTGGCCCGGCGCACGCGCATTCCCCGCCACGAGCTGACGCGGCTGGCGCTGGCCGGAGCCCTGGCCTCGCTGTGCGGCTCCCGGCGGCAGGCGCTGTGGGAGATTCAGGCCCTGGGGCCGCTGGACGCGGATGATCTCTTCTTCGGGATGCCCATGGATGGCACGCAGGTGGCGCTGCCGCCCATGAGCGTGGCGGAGCGGGTGTCGGCGGACTACGAGACGGTGGGGCTGTCCCTGGAGAAACATCCGCTGGAGCTGTTGCGGCCCGCGCTGCGCAAGCGGGGCGCCGTCTCCGCCGAGGGGCTCCAGCGAGTGTCCTCTGGAAGACGTGTGGCCGTGGGCGGCATGCTCATCTGCCGGCAGCGGCCCCCCACCGCCAAGGGCATGTGCTTCCTGTCCCTGGAGGATGAGACGGGCATCGCCAACCTGGTGGTGCCGCCGGATGTCTACGAGCGCTCCCGCCGCGACATCCACGGCGCGCTCTTCCTGGTGGGGGAGGGCATCCTGGAGCGCTCGGGCAAGGTGCTCAACGTCAAGACGCAGTGGATTCACGCCCTCGAAGGGGCCGTGGGTTAATCCAGACACCCGGAGGCATGGCCTGACGCGTTGCATGGCCGTTGCTGCCTGAACGAGTTTTCCGCGCAACGCGTCAATACACGTTTGATTTGTTTTCACTGGAATGGCGGCGAAGGTTGCCCTTACCCTGCGCGCCCCGATTCCAGGCAGTTCCGGAGGCAGTCCATGTTCCTTCGTCTCAACGTGCGTGATGTGTCCTTGGCGTGTGCGTTCGCGGCCAGCGTGGTGAGCGGTTCCACGTTCGCGAGCACCATCAATCAGAACACCTCGTGGACCATCACGCGCAGCGGCTCCTCCAGCACCTACCGGGTGGTGGCTTACGGCGACTCCATCTTCGCGGGTTACTACGGGAACCTGTTCAACGTGGCCCGCCGCGCCTCGCCCTACACCAGCGGCGAGTACCTGGCCCACAAGTGGAACACCAACGTGGAAGTCGTCCGCCGCACCAAGTCCGGCGCCAAGGCCGACGACATCTACAACAACAAGATCATCTCCGAGCGCTCGTACATGCAGGATGCGAAGACCCGCGTGGTGATGTTCGAGATGTGTGGCAATGACTACCTGCAGGCCCGCAGCGCGTTCTCGGAGCAGACGGGGACGTGCAACTACGGGGTGCTGGACACGGCGCTGGCCAACTGCACCACGTACATGGAGAAGGGCATGCAGGCCATCAACCAGTACGCCACCTCCGCCAAAGCCAAGATCATCATGAACATCTACTACCCGGGCTACGGCGCCGACAACGTGCAGACGGGCTGCACGGACGCGTCCACCGGGGGCAAGGTGAACCGCCAGCAGAAGTTCCTGCCCTACATGGCCAAGAGCAACTGGCGGGCCTGCAACCTGGCCGAGAAGTATGGCTTCAAGTGCGCGGACGCCTTCGCCGAGATGATGGGCTCGGACTACGACTCCAACGGGGATGGCCTGAACGACGTGGACGGGCTGCGCTACAAGAGCGGTGAGTCCGAGGCCGCCTACGTCAACCGGATCACCACCACCCTGCGCTCGACGATCCGCGACGCCAACACGCACTACGTCAACAGCAGCACGAGCTTCGACTACATCCAGTCGGACAACACGCACCCCACCTACTTCAAGTCCACCATCGGCACGGGCTCGGGCTCGGGCGCCTCGGACTTCGCCGACAGCGCCATCTCCGGCGGCAAGCAGGCCGAGTGGAACAAGTGGGGCCACGAGAAGTCTGGCTGGTCCATCTCCACGTACAACCCGGCCACGCCGTAATCCACACGCCGGTCCTCCGGCGGACATGGTGCGATGCGTCAGTGTTTCACGCGTGTGACAAGCTGGCGCATTGCGTTAATTCCAGAAAAAGAGATTTTGACCTGCTTCCCCTGGAAAGGGGATGAAGTTCGCCGGTACCCTGCGCGGCCTCATCCCCCTTCTTAGGAACACAAAGGAGTCGGTTTCATGTCTCTTCGTCTCAACGTGCGTGACATGTCCCTGGCCTGCGTCGCCGCGGCCTCTCTGGTGAGCAGCTCCGCGCTCGCGAGCACCATCAACCAGAACACCTCTTGGACCATCAAGCGCACCAACGCCACCAGCACCTACCGGGTGGTGGCCTACGGCGACTCCATCTTCGCGGGCTACAACGGCGGCCTGTTCAGCGTGGCCCGCCGCGCCTCGCCCTACACCAGCGGCGAGTACCTGGCCCATCAGTGGAACGCCAACGTGGAAGTCGTCCGCCGCACCAAGTCCGGTGCCAAGGCCGACGACATCTACAACAACAAGATCATCGGTGATCGCTCGTACATGCAGGACGCGAAGACGCGCGTCGTGATGTTCGAGATGTGCGGCAACGACTACCTGCAGGCCCGCAGCGCGTTCTCGGAGCAGACCGGCACCTGTAGCTACAGCGGGTTGGACACGGCGCTGGCCAACTGCACCACGTACATGGAGAAGGGCATGCAGGCCATCAACCAGTACGCCACCTCCGCCAAGTCCAAGATCATCATGAACATCTACTACCCGGGCTACGACGCCGACAACGTGCAGACGGGCTGCACGGACGCGTCCACCGGGACGAAGGTGAACCGCCAGCAGAAGTTCCTGCCCTATCTGGCCAAGAGCAACTGGCGCACCTGCAACCTGGCCGAGAAGTACGGCTTCCAGTGCGCCGATGCCTTCGCCGAGATGATGGGCTCGGAGTATGACTCCAACGGGGATGGCGTGAATGACGTGGACGGGCTGCGCTACAAGAGCGGTGAGTCCGAGGACGCTTACGTCAACCGGATCACCACCGCCCTGCGCTCGACGATCCGCGACGCCAACACGCACTACGTCAACAGCAGCACCAGCTTCGACTACATCCAGTCGGACAACACGCACCCCACCTACTTCAACTCCTCCACCATCAGCGTGAACATCTTCTCGGGCAGCGGCTCGGGCTCGGGCGCCTCGGACTTCGCCGACAGCGCCGTCTCCGGCGGCAAGCAGGCCGAGTGGAACAAGACGGGCCACGAGAAGTCCGGCTGGTCCATCTCCACGTACAACCCGGTGGCCCCGTAGTCCGCTGACGCGCACTCCGTGCCGCCGCACCCGGGCGCGCCTTGGCTTCCAGGGCGCGCCCTTCTGCGGTCAGGAGAGAAAGCGCCAGGCGAGGAGCGCGGGGATGCCCACGAAGTAGACGAGCCGGCAGAGCCACTCCAGCGACTGCCGCACGCCGCGCGCCCGCGAGGGCATCAGCCACGTGAGGACGAACGCCAGCCCCTCGGCGAGCAGCCGCCAGACCCCGGCATACAGCACGAGGGTGGTGGTGAAGAGCAGCCAGTAGCCCGCGAAGGTCTTCAGGTACGAGGCCAGCCCGAACATCCGGTACTGCCCGAAGGGCCCCCCGAAGGTGATGTACTGGTGCGCCCGGAACATCACCCCCGTGGGGATGAGCGGGAACAGGCCGAACTTGATGGCCACCGAGTCCCAGAACCACCGCCGTGCATCCTGCTTGGCCTGGGTGAAGCGCGAGGGAGGGTGGGCCGCCGCCTCCGCCACACCGGGGAGCCCTTCGCCCAGCGCGGCGAGCAAGGGCAGCGGGCGGGGGACTTCGAGGACATGCGAGAAGAAGCGCCCGGACTTCATCCGCAGCCGGAGCCCCGCGCCCGGCAGGGGGAACTTCCAGGGCTGGACGCCCGCGAGGGACTCCCGGGGGATCTCGAACCGCGCATCCCGCAGGTGCAGCACGAGCTGCTCCGGGGCCACTTCGAGCGCTCCCAGCGACAGGCGACGCAGCAGCCGGACAAGGAGGATGGGCAGGAACGAGAACGCCACGAGCTGGATCCCCGCGCCCAGGGGCGTCGTCAGCTCCTCGCCTTGAAAGGCGCCGAGGACGAATTGCCCCACGAGCAGGAGCAGGTTCGCCGCGCTCACGGCCTGGGCGGCCGCGGTGAGCCACCGGAGGGCAGGCTTCCAGGCATGGACGGGGAAGCGGGGGGCGGCTGCGGACATGGGGCGTGGTTGGCCTCGGCGAGAGGGGCCGGTACTATACGAAGCCTGGAGGTCACGAGCGAGCATGTCGGCGCAGCAACCGGCTCCTGAGCGGCGCGTCGACAGCGATGGGGTGGTCCGGATCCAACACCGGCGCCCCAGCGGAGCCTCGTGGGTCCTCCGGCTCGCGCTGGTGGTGACCTGCCTCTGCCTGGCCCTGAGCGCGTGGCTGGTCTTCGACCGTCCCGCGGCCGAGAGCCTGCCGGTGTTTGCCCAGGAAGAGCCACCGCCACCACCCCCGGCCAGCCCCGCGCCTCCGGTGCGCACCGTGCGTCCCGCCCCGGCCCGGCCCACCCTGCCCAAGCACCTGGAGGCCGAGGTGGGGGCCATTCCCGAGGAGGTGCTGGAGCAGATTCCCGAGGGGGTCTTCGAGATGCCCAAGCCCGGCGAGGCGCCCACCGGCCTCATGTTGTTCCCCGCGCCCGGAACGGATCCTCTCAAGACGGGCATCCTCGTTCCGGAGGACTTCGAGCTTCCCCCGGGCTACGTGCGCCACTACCAGGCCACCGATGACGGTGAGCGCATCCCCGCCATCCTGATGTTCAGCCCGGATGGGCCGCCCCTCGATGCGAACGGCCAGCCGATGCAGGTGACGGCGAACGGCATTGTTCCCCCCGAGCTGGCGCCGCCGGGCATGCCCATTCAGCTCCTGGAGGTTCCGAAGTCCGGCGGGGCGGAGGAGCCATGAGCGCGGCGCCGTCCCTGGCGCGCCGGGCCGGGGAGATGCTCCTCGGGGCCTTGGCGGCCGCGTGGATGGTCCGGGTGTATGGGCGGATGGAGCCGGCCTGGGTGTGGCTGTGCTTCGTGGCGCTGGTGCCCTGGCTGGCCGTGCTCGACCGGCTTCGCACGGCCGCGCAGGCGCTCGTGGCGGGGCTGGTGCTCAGCGCCGTCTTCACCGGGGTGGTGCTGGGGTGGTTCGCCGGCTCCCTGCGCGCGTATGCCCAGTCCTCCAACGCGTGGGCCTACTGGCTCGTGTTGCTGTTGTGCTCGCCAGTGCTCCAGCCGCAGTTCATCACCGCCGCGCTGGCCCGGCACCTGGCACGGCGGGCCGCCCCTCCGGGGGCATTCCTGCGCGTGGGGCTGACGGCGGCCCTGGTCTACGTGGGTACCGAGTGGGTCTGGCCCAAGCTGCTCGCGGACACGCTGGGCCATGGCCTGTATGCCTCCGTCTGGTGGCGGCAGGGCGCGGACCTCGCCGGGGCACAGGGGCTGACCTTCCTGCTCATCCTCATCAACGAGTGCGTGCTCGCGGCGCTGCGCGCCTTCGCGGCCCGGGGAGGGACGTGGCCCGGCGTCCGGGCCCTGCGCGTCCCGGCCGGGGTGGCGGGGGCGCTGCTGGCGGCGCTCACGGGGTATGGCGCGCTCCGGTACCGGCAGGTGAGCGCGCAGACCGGATCCGGCCCGGAGCTGGCCGTGGGCGTGGTGCAGGCCAACATCACGAACTACGGCCAGCTCCGGGCGGAGCTGGGGACGTTCGATGCGCTCCGGACGATCCTCGACACGCACTACGCGCTGTCCGACGCGCTGATGAAGGATGCCCGGCCGGATCTGCTCGTCTGGCCGGAGACGGTGTATCCCACGACGTTCCGCTCGCCGAAGAGCGCGGAGGGCGAGGCGTTCGACAACGAGCTGGCCGCCTTCGTGGGCGAGCGCCAGATGCCGCTCATCTTCGGCGCCTATGAGCTGGATCAGGAGCGGGAGTTCAACGCGGCGATGTTCCTGGGGCCCGTGGGCCGCGAGGAGGAGCGCCGGCTGGGGTTCGCCTCCTACCGCAAGACGCTGCTGTTCCCGCTGACGGAGTGGATTCCCGACCTGGTGGACACCCCTTCGCTCCGGAGCTTCCTGCCCTGGCTGGGCACCTGGAAGCGGGGGCCCGGCCCGCGCACGGTGGACTTCCCGCTGCGCGGGGGACGGGTGCTCAAGGTGGCACCGCTCATCTGCTACGAGGCCATCTTCCCGGCCTACGTGGCGCAGGCGGTGGGCAAGGGCGCGGAGCTCATCGTGACGCTCTCGAATGACTCGTGGTTCGGAACGAGCGCCGGGCCGAGGCTGCACCTGACGTTGGCGGCGTTCCGGAGCATCGAGACGCGGCTGCCCCAGGTGCGGGCCACCAACTCGGGCATCTCCGCCCTCATTACTCCCGCGGGCGACATCCTCCAGGAGACGGGCGTGGGGCAGCGCGCCGGGGTGCTGATGCGGGTGCCTTCCACCGGGCACCTGGGCACGCTGATGGTGGCGTGGGGCGACTGGTTCGGCCCCACGGCCCTGGCGCTGGGCGTGGGGCTGCTGCTGGCGCAGGCGCTGCGCTCGCGGCTCACGCCAGGAGCCGCGCGTCGTCCAGATCCATCTCCGTGATGAGGTTCACCCCGTGGCGCGCGAGCCGCCGGGCCGCGGCCATCACCTTCGGGCCGTGGCCGTGGTCCAGGCACCACTGGGCGTGCTCCACCAGCAGGGCCAGCTCCATCGTGCGGCCCAGCGTGAGCGCGAAGCGGCGCGCGCCGGCCTCCAGCCCCACGGGGCTCGCCAGGGCCTTGGCCACCCAGCCCCGGGCGTGCTCCATGGCATCCTGCGCGGCCCGCACGCACGGCTTGAGGCCGGACTCCTTCGCCGTGGCCAGCCGGGTCTCCACGTCCGCGTGGAACACGTCCAGCGTGCCTTCCTTGGCCAGGGCCCGCAGCGCGTCCAGCGAGAGCACGTTCGTCGTGCCCTCCCAGATGCTCAGCACCTGGGCGTCCGCCAGCATCCGCGGCAGGCCCGTGTCCTCCACGTAGCCCGCGCCGCCGAAGCTCTCCAGCGCCTCCGAGGTCAGCGCCACCGTCTGCTTGCCCGTGGTCAGCTTCGCCAGCGGCGTCACCAGCCGCTGCAGCTGGAGGTCCTCCTCCGTGGCCACCTTCGCCTCCATCCGGCCCAGCAGCTCCGCGGCCCGGAAGGCCAGCAGGAAGGCGCCCTCGAACTCCGCCTCCATGCCCGCGAGCGTGTCCACGTGCAGCGGTTTCTCGGACAGCTTCGCGCCGAACTGCACCCGCCGCGAGGCGTAGTCACGCGCCAGCGCCATGGCCCTGCGCATCATCCAGACCGAGGCGACCGCGTTCCACGTCCGGGTGACGTTCAGCATGGAGGACATGTTCCGGATGCCGTCGGTCAGCCCGGCCACCGGGATGGCCAGCGCCCCGTCCAGCGTCAGCTCCGCGGTGGGCACCTTGCGCGTGCCCAGCTTGTCCTTCAGCCGGTTGATGAGGATTCCGTTCAGGAACCCATCCGGCTTGCGCGTCTCCACGTAGAAGAGCGCCAGCCCCTTGCCACCCGGGCCATTGCCCTCCGGCCGCGCCAGCGTCAGCGCCATCTGGGACGTGGTCGCCGAGGTGAACCACTTCGTCCCGTACAGCCGCCAGCCTTCCGGCGTCTGCCTCGCCACCGTCTGCGTCAGCCCCACGTCCGAGCCGCCCGTGCGCTCGGTCATCCACTGGCCCGAGGTCCAGAACTGCCCTGGGTCCCTCGACGTCAGGTGGGGCAGGGCGCGCTGGAGGAGCTCTGGGTTGCCCAGCGACAGCAGCGTCCGCGCCGCCCCGTCCGTCATCGCCAGCGGGCACGAGTAGACGTCCAGCGACGGCTGGATGACGTAGTTAAGCGCGAACTGGTGGATCCGGCTCAGCTCGGCGCTCTTCTGCTCGTAGGCCACCGCCACCAGGCCGCGCTGGGCCGTCAGCACCTCGGCCTCGCGCCACAGCGGCGTCACGTCGATCCGGTCGATCCGCTGGCCCCACGCATCCCACTGCGTCAGCTCCGGCTCGTTGAGCCGGTCCCGCTGCTGAAACTCGTAGAAGTACCGGCCGCTCAGGTCCCCCAGCTCCCGGAGTTCGCCGGTCAGGGAGCGCCGCAGCTCCTCCGGCAGCTTGCGGGCCAGGTAGCCCTGTAGCAGGGCATCATCGTCATACTGGTTTCCGAGGCGGGGCGCGTCCTGGAAGAAGCTCATGCGCCCAAAGTAACACCGGAAAGGGGCGGCGGAGAAAACCGGAAGAGTGGGGTAGGCTCGCCCTCATGCCTGAGATGAAGAGGCCGGGCGCTCCCACAGGATTCGAGCCCCCGGAGCTGGACACCGATCCCAACCGCAGCATCACCCCCAAGGAAATGCCGTCGGTCGTGGTCGAGCCACAGCTCCCCCCGGCGCCTCCGCCTGCCTCCACCCAGCGGCTCCGGCCCCCGTCCTCTCCACCGCCCGCGCCTCCCGCCAGCGAGCCAGGGGCCGAGCGCCGTGCCCCTCTGCCTCCGGGCTACAGCGGCCCGGATCGCCGGAA from Stigmatella erecta includes these protein-coding regions:
- a CDS encoding SGNH/GDSL hydrolase family protein; amino-acid sequence: MFLRLNVRDVSLACAFAASVVSGSTFASTINQNTSWTITRSGSSSTYRVVAYGDSIFAGYYGNLFNVARRASPYTSGEYLAHKWNTNVEVVRRTKSGAKADDIYNNKIISERSYMQDAKTRVVMFEMCGNDYLQARSAFSEQTGTCNYGVLDTALANCTTYMEKGMQAINQYATSAKAKIIMNIYYPGYGADNVQTGCTDASTGGKVNRQQKFLPYMAKSNWRACNLAEKYGFKCADAFAEMMGSDYDSNGDGLNDVDGLRYKSGESEAAYVNRITTTLRSTIRDANTHYVNSSTSFDYIQSDNTHPTYFKSTIGTGSGSGASDFADSAISGGKQAEWNKWGHEKSGWSISTYNPATP
- a CDS encoding SGNH/GDSL hydrolase family protein; this encodes MSLRLNVRDMSLACVAAASLVSSSALASTINQNTSWTIKRTNATSTYRVVAYGDSIFAGYNGGLFSVARRASPYTSGEYLAHQWNANVEVVRRTKSGAKADDIYNNKIIGDRSYMQDAKTRVVMFEMCGNDYLQARSAFSEQTGTCSYSGLDTALANCTTYMEKGMQAINQYATSAKSKIIMNIYYPGYDADNVQTGCTDASTGTKVNRQQKFLPYLAKSNWRTCNLAEKYGFQCADAFAEMMGSEYDSNGDGVNDVDGLRYKSGESEDAYVNRITTALRSTIRDANTHYVNSSTSFDYIQSDNTHPTYFNSSTISVNIFSGSGSGSGASDFADSAVSGGKQAEWNKTGHEKSGWSISTYNPVAP
- the lnt gene encoding apolipoprotein N-acyltransferase, translated to MSAAPSLARRAGEMLLGALAAAWMVRVYGRMEPAWVWLCFVALVPWLAVLDRLRTAAQALVAGLVLSAVFTGVVLGWFAGSLRAYAQSSNAWAYWLVLLLCSPVLQPQFITAALARHLARRAAPPGAFLRVGLTAALVYVGTEWVWPKLLADTLGHGLYASVWWRQGADLAGAQGLTFLLILINECVLAALRAFAARGGTWPGVRALRVPAGVAGALLAALTGYGALRYRQVSAQTGSGPELAVGVVQANITNYGQLRAELGTFDALRTILDTHYALSDALMKDARPDLLVWPETVYPTTFRSPKSAEGEAFDNELAAFVGERQMPLIFGAYELDQEREFNAAMFLGPVGREEERRLGFASYRKTLLFPLTEWIPDLVDTPSLRSFLPWLGTWKRGPGPRTVDFPLRGGRVLKVAPLICYEAIFPAYVAQAVGKGAELIVTLSNDSWFGTSAGPRLHLTLAAFRSIETRLPQVRATNSGISALITPAGDILQETGVGQRAGVLMRVPSTGHLGTLMVAWGDWFGPTALALGVGLLLAQALRSRLTPGAARRPDPSP
- a CDS encoding acyl-CoA dehydrogenase family protein produces the protein MSFFQDAPRLGNQYDDDALLQGYLARKLPEELRRSLTGELRELGDLSGRYFYEFQQRDRLNEPELTQWDAWGQRIDRIDVTPLWREAEVLTAQRGLVAVAYEQKSAELSRIHQFALNYVIQPSLDVYSCPLAMTDGAARTLLSLGNPELLQRALPHLTSRDPGQFWTSGQWMTERTGGSDVGLTQTVARQTPEGWRLYGTKWFTSATTSQMALTLARPEGNGPGGKGLALFYVETRKPDGFLNGILINRLKDKLGTRKVPTAELTLDGALAIPVAGLTDGIRNMSSMLNVTRTWNAVASVWMMRRAMALARDYASRRVQFGAKLSEKPLHVDTLAGMEAEFEGAFLLAFRAAELLGRMEAKVATEEDLQLQRLVTPLAKLTTGKQTVALTSEALESFGGAGYVEDTGLPRMLADAQVLSIWEGTTNVLSLDALRALAKEGTLDVFHADVETRLATAKESGLKPCVRAAQDAMEHARGWVAKALASPVGLEAGARRFALTLGRTMELALLVEHAQWCLDHGHGPKVMAAARRLARHGVNLITEMDLDDARLLA